A part of Astyanax mexicanus isolate ESR-SI-001 chromosome 2, AstMex3_surface, whole genome shotgun sequence genomic DNA contains:
- the lrrc10 gene encoding leucine-rich repeat-containing protein 10, producing MGNVVRGAVAFIPSDRCQQYLVGDLKEMPHDCTVDLSSRQLRRFPIRACAFRELVKLYLSDNHLSSLPPELHNLQKLQLLALDFNCFEELPSVVCSLRQLNILYLGNNRLYKLPKELAKLSELKTLWLETNCFITFPSVVCKLPNLKTLHLGYNQFRSLPGELVRLDELRSIWLAGNLLNEFPPVLLEMHYLEVIDVDRNRIRQFPALTQLRGLKLVIYDHNPCVNAPLVGEGVRRVGRWADCSEEEDDEAEGKVTEASLEVRCQLPETE from the coding sequence ATGGGAAATGTTGTTCGTGGAGCTGTGGCCTTCATTCCATCAGACCGGTGTCAGCAGTATTTGGTGGGGGACTTGAAGGAGATGCCCCATGACTGTACTGTGGATCTGAGCAGTCGTCAGCTGCGGCGCTTCCCCATTAGAGCTTGTGCCTTTAGAGAACTTGTTAAACTTTACCTTAGTGATAACCACCTGAGCAGTCTGCCACCTGAGCTCCACAACCTACAAAAACTACAACTTCTAGCGCTGGACTTCAACTGCTTTGAGGAGCTGCCATCAGTTGTTTGCAGCCTTCGGCAGCTCAATATCCTCTACCTCGGGAATAACAGACTGTACAAACTGCCAAAAGAGCTGGCCAAGCTTTCCGAACTAAAGACACTGTGGTTGGAGACCAACTGCTTTATAACATTTCCAAGTGTTGTGTGTAAACTTCCCAACCTGAAAACCCTACATCTGGGATACAATCAGTTTCGTAGTTTGCCTGGTGAGTTGGTCAGGTTGGATGAGCTGCGGAGTATTTGGCTGGCAGGAAACTTGCTGAATGAATTTCCGCCAGTGCTTCTAGAAATGCATTATTTGGAAGTGATTGATGTAGATAGAAACCGCATTCGGCAATTTCCAGCACTCACTCAACTAAGAGGACTGAAGCTGGTCATTTATGACCACAACCCTTGCGTTAATGCACCCTTAGTAGGGGAGGGTGTGAGACGGGTTGGACGCTGGGCTGACTGCTCTGAAGAGGAAGATGATGAAGCTGAAGGAAAAGTCACTGAGGCGTCCCTAGAGGTGAGATGTCAGCTTCCAGAGACAGAGTGA